In Halichondria panicea chromosome 13, odHalPani1.1, whole genome shotgun sequence, one genomic interval encodes:
- the LOC135346297 gene encoding complex I assembly factor TIMMDC1, mitochondrial-like codes for MADGKKKETQPGSPDETGLDRIKALLPGDDLAPELKELSLTIFIASVAGFLFGGMIGARHSGDKFITHNHASKFTSVMQAQRQLHAASLLGFMRKGSHWSWRVGLFAGLFSGTTLLLSEYRDKQDSLNYISAGALTGGVFRVARGLKPFIGGTVLGTLISVPVGMAMTGVERMLMSGVERDKQRQRKLEARRKYRDKWDHKLGATSALIQDMADEPSSGIQGYYKLDPSNSSSTGDSSRLDNNSSQSCDKT; via the exons ACCTGGTGATGACTTAGCCCCTGAGCTGAAGGAGTTGTCCCTAACTATATTCATAGCGTCTGTTGCCGGGTTCCTATTTGGTGGGATGATAGGAGCTCGTCACTCTGGAGACAAGTTCATCACTCACAACCACGCCTCCAAGTTCACTTCTGTCATGCAAGCTCAG CGTCAGCTCCACGCTGCGTCTTTGTTGGGGTTTATGCGCAAAGGCTCTCACTGGAGCTGGAGGGTGGGACTCTTTGCTGGTCTGTTCAG TGGTACGACCCTCCTCCTGTCAGAGTATAGAGACAAACAAGACTCTCTCAACTACATCTCCGCTGGAG CTCTCACTGGAGGTGTGTTCAGGGTGGCCCGAGGACTCAAACCCTTCATAGGGGGTACTGTGCTGGGGACGTTGATAAG TGTTCCGGTTGGCATGGCGATGACAGGGGTTGAGCGAATGTtgatgagtggagtggagAGAGACAAACAGAGACAGAGGAAACTTGAGGCTCGGAGGAAATACAGGGACAAATG GGACCATAAACTGGGTGCCACCTCTGCTCTCATTCAAGACATGGCTGATGAGCCCTCCAGTGGTATACAGGGCTACTACAAGCTGGACCCTAGCAACAGCAGCAGCACTGGGGACAGTAGTAGGTTGGACAACAATAGTAGTCAGTCCTGTGACAAGACGTAG
- the LOC135346292 gene encoding uncharacterized protein LOC135346292 isoform X1, whose protein sequence is MKFQLLMIFSLLGLGSAWNQPSTCYVRQSICSSDSEIRGIRETLVSIQETLKSSLTSISASLQQLAAQDTTTNPPTESATTTDPPTEPATTTDPPTEPATTTDPPTEPATTTDPPTEPATTTDPPTEPATTTDPPTEPATTTDPPTEPATTTEMYLSIGTFEYPAISCNDIPQDRPSGEYWIATNTTSFPIQVYCDMNRTSCSCNTAGGWMRVANLDMTDPNQNCPNGFILVNRTTPPLRTCGRPGPIGCASTTYPTYGVEYSRVCGRVIGYQDRIPNGFIPYIKYNSLLDDIYVDGVSLTHGQAPRQHIWTFVNAVDESRGGNHVCFCTRPDLTYTGVVPPYVGQDYFCETGSRQKATGLFYADDPLWDGQGCASGSTCCEFNNPPWFCKQLPQPTTDDIEIRLCGDQDTGNEDSPLELVDIYIR, encoded by the exons ATGAAGTTCCAGCTACTAATGATTTTCTCTCTCCTTGGTCTGGGGTCAGCCTGGAACCAACCCAGCACCTGCTACGTGAGACAATCTATTTGCTCGAGCGACTCGGAGATCAGAGGGATAAGAGAAACTTTGGTGTCCATACAAGAAACACTGAAGAGCTCTTTGACATCAATTAGTGCTTCACTGCAACAACTGG CAGCTCAAGACACAACTACTAACCCTCCAACAGAATCAGCTACAACTACCGACCCTCCAACAGAACCAGCCACAACAACCGACCCTCCAACAGAACCAGCTACAACTACCGACCCTCCAACAGAACCAGCCACAACAACCGACCCTCCAACAGAACCAGCTACAACTACCGACCCTCCAACAGAACCAGCTACAACTACCGACCCTCCAACAGAACCAGCTACAACTACCGACCCTCCAACAGAACCAGCTACAACTACTGAGATGTATCTCTCAATTGGAACATTTGAATATCCAGCTATCTCTTGCAATGACATCCCTCAAGACAGACCATCTGGAGAATATTGGATTGCGACTAACACTACTAGCTTTCCTATTCAGGTCTACTGTGACATGAATCGaacaagctgtagctgcaacactgCAGGAGGATGGATGAGGGTAGCCAACCTTGACATGACTGACCCCAACCAAAACTGCCCAAATGGATTCATACTGGTGAACAGAACAACACCACCACTGCGTACTTGTGGCAGACCTGGACCAATTGGATGTGCGTCTACTACCTATCCAACTTATGGAGTGGAGTACTCTCGAGTTTGTGGGAGAGTGATTGGCTATCAAGACAGAATACCCAATGGttttataccgtatataaAATATAATTCTCTTCTTGACGATATTTATGTTGATGGTGTGAGTTTAACCCACGGACAGGCACCACGTCAGCACATCTGGACATTTGTTAATGCAGTCGATGAATCTCGCGGAGGTAACCATGTGTGTTTCTGCACAAGACCTGATCTCACTTACACTGGAGTTGTACCCCCCTATGTCGGTCAAGACTACTTCTGTGAAACTGGTAGCCGACAAAAAGCTACTGGTCTCTTCTACGCTGATGATCCACTCTGGGACGGTCAGGGATGTGCAAGTGGCAGTACTTGCTGTGAGTTCAATAACCCACCGtggttctgcaagcaactcCCTCAGCCGACTACAGACGATATTGAGATCAGGCTCTGTGGCGATCAGGACACTGGAAATGAAGACTCGCCTCTGGAGCTAGTGGATATCTACATTCGCTGA
- the LOC135346292 gene encoding mucin-3A-like isoform X2: protein MKFQLLMIFSLLGLGSAWNQPSTCYVRQSICSSDSEIRGIRETLVSIQETLKSSLTSISASLQQLAQDTTTNPPTESATTTDPPTEPATTTDPPTEPATTTDPPTEPATTTDPPTEPATTTDPPTEPATTTDPPTEPATTTDPPTEPATTTEMYLSIGTFEYPAISCNDIPQDRPSGEYWIATNTTSFPIQVYCDMNRTSCSCNTAGGWMRVANLDMTDPNQNCPNGFILVNRTTPPLRTCGRPGPIGCASTTYPTYGVEYSRVCGRVIGYQDRIPNGFIPYIKYNSLLDDIYVDGVSLTHGQAPRQHIWTFVNAVDESRGGNHVCFCTRPDLTYTGVVPPYVGQDYFCETGSRQKATGLFYADDPLWDGQGCASGSTCCEFNNPPWFCKQLPQPTTDDIEIRLCGDQDTGNEDSPLELVDIYIR from the exons ATGAAGTTCCAGCTACTAATGATTTTCTCTCTCCTTGGTCTGGGGTCAGCCTGGAACCAACCCAGCACCTGCTACGTGAGACAATCTATTTGCTCGAGCGACTCGGAGATCAGAGGGATAAGAGAAACTTTGGTGTCCATACAAGAAACACTGAAGAGCTCTTTGACATCAATTAGTGCTTCACTGCAACAACTGG CTCAAGACACAACTACTAACCCTCCAACAGAATCAGCTACAACTACCGACCCTCCAACAGAACCAGCCACAACAACCGACCCTCCAACAGAACCAGCTACAACTACCGACCCTCCAACAGAACCAGCCACAACAACCGACCCTCCAACAGAACCAGCTACAACTACCGACCCTCCAACAGAACCAGCTACAACTACCGACCCTCCAACAGAACCAGCTACAACTACCGACCCTCCAACAGAACCAGCTACAACTACTGAGATGTATCTCTCAATTGGAACATTTGAATATCCAGCTATCTCTTGCAATGACATCCCTCAAGACAGACCATCTGGAGAATATTGGATTGCGACTAACACTACTAGCTTTCCTATTCAGGTCTACTGTGACATGAATCGaacaagctgtagctgcaacactgCAGGAGGATGGATGAGGGTAGCCAACCTTGACATGACTGACCCCAACCAAAACTGCCCAAATGGATTCATACTGGTGAACAGAACAACACCACCACTGCGTACTTGTGGCAGACCTGGACCAATTGGATGTGCGTCTACTACCTATCCAACTTATGGAGTGGAGTACTCTCGAGTTTGTGGGAGAGTGATTGGCTATCAAGACAGAATACCCAATGGttttataccgtatataaAATATAATTCTCTTCTTGACGATATTTATGTTGATGGTGTGAGTTTAACCCACGGACAGGCACCACGTCAGCACATCTGGACATTTGTTAATGCAGTCGATGAATCTCGCGGAGGTAACCATGTGTGTTTCTGCACAAGACCTGATCTCACTTACACTGGAGTTGTACCCCCCTATGTCGGTCAAGACTACTTCTGTGAAACTGGTAGCCGACAAAAAGCTACTGGTCTCTTCTACGCTGATGATCCACTCTGGGACGGTCAGGGATGTGCAAGTGGCAGTACTTGCTGTGAGTTCAATAACCCACCGtggttctgcaagcaactcCCTCAGCCGACTACAGACGATATTGAGATCAGGCTCTGTGGCGATCAGGACACTGGAAATGAAGACTCGCCTCTGGAGCTAGTGGATATCTACATTCGCTGA